The nucleotide sequence CCCGTGGGTCACCCACGGCTCGCTACTTCGGCCGTCTTGAAAATATCGTGCAAATACTTACATGTTTATTCACACTGCACACAGCAATTCCAAAGGAAAATATCATCAGCATGATTCTTTCACTTCACATTGACTCTgatgtatgtttttatatttctatctatgtatttatttttttggtaggtGTTCAATTCAAAAACAGCAGAACTCCTCAGCCATCATCAGGTGGAAATCAAACAGAGTTTCCCCAAAGAAGGGTGAGtgcgttttttaaaaataatttagaacTGGGTTGGCGAACTACGGAAGCTTATTGCAtaccttaaaaataaaagcaaaaagccTGAGCAAATTAAtgaatttttgggtttttttttttaattaattatttttggaaaactCTTTCTCAATTTAATTTTCTGAGATTGTAATTtaagttagtttttttctttgtttctttttgggtttgtttttgaatgaattatattttgaaacctacgtttttcaaattaagtttctggggttgttttttgaattattattttctcttttttaaattaattgtttcttcgtttttcaaattaattattttttggggttgtgatttaattaattatgtattgaaaccaacatttttcaaattcataaattttctggggttgtttttagatttctttttcatttttcagattaatacattttttggctttgtttttttcaaactattttttcgtcgtttttcaaacaaatacatttttgaggttatttgtttttctgaatTTTTCAAATTAGTTAATTTTGGGGTTAATTTTTTCCAAACTGTGAGACTCGGGGATTCTGgagcagcataaaaaaatcaatctgatgctaaattaaaaaagtaggtaatttattatttgttttgaatAGGCCCTGATAAATTTCAGTATgctttaagagagaataaaaataagagaaacgtgaaaagaaggaaagagccacagtatatacaatatagataagaagcaaagaactACATTCATTTTGGCCAAGAGCGGCATGCAGttcgagagccacatgttcaCCAGCCCTGATTTAGCCTGATCAATGCAAACTATCTGAACTTTCTGTCCCTCAGATGGGTGGAGGAGGACCCAAATGAAATCTTGCAGTCTGTGTACGAGTGTATGGAACGCACGTGTGAAAAACTCACTCAACTCAACATTGATATCTCTAATATTAAAGGTATGCTAGGTTGAACCTTTTGCTTTTTCATTCAGAAGACGTGTTCAATCCTTGCTTGCCATTGACACCacaagatgtccaattcatttatagtgggaggactggcagtgaatgctcatgtttcaaTGCTATTAGCGGCGCTAACTGTCcaatacatttatttcatgGATTGGACATGTAGTCCTGTCAATCATTAATGGTTAATGAGTtaaacttttttgtttgtttgtttttcaagctATTGGAGTGACCAACCAAAGAGAAACCACACTTGTTTGGGACAAGGAAACTGGGGCGCCCTTGTACAATGCAATAGGTAATAAAGACTTCATTACTGTGTATTCGACACGCCCTTGGCAAAGCAAGAAAACTTATCTGGCCATGTTTTCAGTATGGCTTGACCTACGGACGCAGTCAACAGTAGAAAGCCTGATCAACAAGACACCAGGAAGGAATAAAAATCATTTGAAGGTGAaaacttaaaaacacattttcttgttttacatCTCTCTGATTTGGAAATTCCAACTTCAGCTTTTTGCATATGTAAATACCAATGTTTGAATCAAATTCCCCTAAATATATCATTGCTACTATTGGCCAATTAATAGCCAAAACAATATTTCTTTATTCTGATTTACTCAGAAACCCAACTAGACTAAAACCCATTTTACCagcattttatattttagttaACATTTAACATCTAATATCTAACACTGCAAGATTACATTTactcattcattctctgaactgcttatcctcacaaaggttgcaggggtgctggagcctatcccagctaactgtggccttgaattggtggccaaccaatcccagggtacaaggagaccgacaaccactcacactcaaatctagggccaatttagagtatttaaccagcctaccatgcatttttttgggatgtgggaggaaaccagacgacctgaaaaaaaaaaaacgcaaatctAAGCAGAACATGCACAATCCACACCTTGGATCGAACCCTCAGTCCCAGAACTGAGGCTGTTGTCCATTctaatattattttacattaaaaaagataCTATTGCGACTCAATAGCGCTAACATTTCCTAAATCAATGATACAGAATACCCACTAGGTGTGTGTACCAGCAAAAATGATTTATCTCCTACCACCAACATATGGtgcagacaaaacaaaaaacagttaatgcaatttgaaaaaaaaatgtggtggcGAACaggcacaaaaaaagacaatttatttGCTAATAATTGTTTTGCTacccttaaaaaaatgccttgcgTTATTATATATAATGGCCAAtgttgtaaatttgattttttttctccaaatcacCCAGCACTTAAATGAATGACTCAATATTGATGATACAATAAGTTGAGTTACCCATTGTTCATATagcatgtttttcttctttttttctttcaatctaGCACAAAACAGGACTTCCAATCAGCACTTACTTCAGTGCAGTGAAACTTCGCTGGATGATGGACAACGTAGACGAAGTTCACAAGGCCGTCGTTTCTCACCGAGCCATGTTCGGTACCGTGGACTCCTGGCTTATTTGGGTGAGATGTTTGCTGCTGCACGGCTTTATTTtgcggccaaaaaaaaaagaaatagttcAAGACTAGGTGAAAATATCTCGCAGTGTTTAACCGGGGGGAAATCTGGAGGAGTCCACTGCACAGATGTGACTAATGCCAGTCGAACTATGTTGTTCAACATTCACACTATGGACTGGGACCCAGAGCTCTGCAAGTATGACATTTACTAAACATATGCGTGCCTACTCTATCATTTTTCATAAAATTTCattactatttgtttttttttctttaatcagaTATTTTGGGATTCCCATGGAGATTCTGCCCCGAGTGAGAAGTTCTTCAGAAATTTACGGCCTCATGGTGAGCCATCTTAACAAGTTTTCCTGCTAATCAtcttaaaaaataaccaaagtttttgtgtgtgcatggaCATTCAGGAATTCTTTTaggcattattttgtgtgtcattgtctcCTCTCTCTCATGGTTAGAAAATATGTTCTAGCAGGGTAAGTAAGTCCTTGTATATTGCCATTTTTCCTATCATGCTAAAATATCCCACCctgctttttttctctgtggTTGGCTAAGTATTTATTGACAAGCCCACTTCCAATTTATGTCACAGGCTAGTTCTTTATAAATTTGCCAATTGCCATCTTAAATCATGTCATTTCAAATCAAGGCAAGCAAATATATGGTGGCAACTCCAGTTGGCGTGTCGTCATTTGGAAATGGGCTACTTTTCATGTGATTTGGCTCCATATTTTCTGCTGAAATGGCCGTATTAAAGTACAGAAATTTCTTCACTCCTTCTACACACTTGAGCCACGAACTCGTAAAAAGGAGTGAAGACAttgattattcttatttttcctcatgttatatttttgctcatttggGGGACCATGGgtgaatatttttccaagagtagaggctttttttttaaaatttgaaacttGAATTTGGAGTAAGCGTGATCCATAATGCCTTGACTGTTTTAATATACTAACTAGAAGGTGCCTCAGCAATTTTCCCAATTTCTCCAGGAAATTGTCTTTGAACGTCCTTTTCAAATGTGTTGTTCAATTTCCCCACATAAACATAAATAACTGCAAGTAGACAATGAAAATAGGGCATTTGCAGACACTTGCTAGTCTTTTTGTTCCCAATGTTAGCTTTTAATAAGCACATGATGAACAAAGCCAGAAGAAAgcccaaaaataattttcatgGTGACGGAGTCACTCTTTTGAACTCAACAAAGGCACCTTATAGTGAGGTTAACTCATTTAGTTTTGCAGTTATTTGGTTTCATGTGGTCAAATAATGTTTACGGAAATAGAATTTGGGCAAGACGGTGTTGTGTAATACTGTAGTTTTCAAAAAAGTATTAGCAATTCAGCTATAGACCAATACATGCGTGTTTTGAATGTTACAGTAAATACATTATGGCACACTAAATGCATTTGTAATCATTTGGCAGAAATCAGGAGCACTTTCCGGTATTCCAATTTCAGGGGTGAGTATACTTATTAATATTACAGTATTATGGCAACTGTTGCTCCAAATCTGATGCTCATGCATTTCCTCAAAATCCAGTGTCTTGGGGATCAGTCGGCAGCATTAGTCGGACAAATGTGCTTCCAGGACGGGCAAGCTAAAAACACGTAAGTCAGGGGGTATTTTTGGTATTGTTAAGGCGCTATACTAGGGgggtcaaactccctttggtccgcgggccgaatacagcttgatttgagatcaagcgggacggaccagtaaactcattgcaaaatgacagagAACTAACAATGagcccacttttttcttttgtattagtaactaatactaataattagtgcaaagaatgagtaaattatcaaaatgtttattaacagaaatttccttttacattatgaacaatatattatgaacaagagaataacataagaacataaataaagtatgtgcaatttgaaaacaacacttttacacagttaaacatatatttaagtgtgttgtacataaaactgatcacagaaatagtaacaatgttccaaaaacatttagtaccagccttgtggaacttaaaaacacaGTGTACCCTGTTTTACCAGTGTACTAAAACACttcgcccctagcggataatacaagaacttcaaattttaaagaaaattcagattttttttatacaatgcagctttcttcccgggCCGTatcaaaccaccagacgggccggatctagcccgcgggccgtatgtttcaCACCCCTGCGCTATACCCTCTGAAAATCATTTTCTCTATTGCAGTTATGGGACAGGCTGCTTTTTGCTGCGCAACACTGGACCAAAGGTTTGCTGACCTTCAAAAGTGTGGGGGTTAGTTTCCACCAAAGATTCATTTCCATTCTCCTTTACAGCCGGTAATGTCCGAGCATGGGCTTCTCACCACCGTGGCCTACAAACTGGGGCGAGACAAACCCGCTTGCTATGCCCTAGAGGTACAGTACCAAGAATATCATTTTATGTTTGCCAACTAGAGCAATAATAAGTTCCTTCCAGGGTTCTGTGGCCATCGCCGGAGCTGTGGTTCGTTGGTTACAGGACAACCTCGGCATTATTGGATCTTCAGATGAGCTCGGTTAGTCTTCTCCTGAATAATTGGGCCCTTGATTATTAAACCGGGGCCTCACATGTTCTTTTTTCTAAACAGAAAAGTTGGCTGCATCAGTCGGGACGTCATACGGCTGTTATTTTGTTCCCGCCTTTTCGGGCCTTTACGCACCATACTGGGAGCCCAGTGCGAGAGGGTATGACCAAGTTTGCTACACATGACAACAGGAAGGCCATGTTTGACTGACCTACCGTTGTGTGACAGGGTCATTTGCGGCTTGACGCAGTTCACCAACAAGAGTCACCTGGCGTTCGCTGCTCTGGAGGCAGTGTGCTTCCAGGCAAGAGAGGTGCGAACTCACTTGGGTGTTCAAACTAAGGTCTGTTTTTTTGAGGTTCACTTGGttgtgtgcatttttaaagATCCTGGACGCCATGAATCAAGACAGCGGCATCCCGCTCACTCAGCTGCAAGTAGATGGAGGAATGACATCAAACAGGTTGCTGATGCAACTACAAGCAGACATACTATGCATCCCTGTTGGTAAGATTATTGTCACTGTCGTGTATTTCCCATTTAGGTGTTATTCTAGGatcagtgggaaaaaaacacgtGAATAGAAATAATCAAATTCAATCACTGAAGAAAACTTTAAAATTTCAGTCATGCATATTTGAAATCTTAAAGTTAAAGTGTCTTTGCTGGCTCgattgcaacaaaaacctgcagccACGCCAGCCCTCAAGGACCGGTTTGCCTACCCTTGAgtcaaacaattaaaatgttgttttttttaaattggttgtTCTATAGTTACCGTATTCTTCAGACTGTAAGTCGCACCAGCTAAAAGAATGCACAAtcacaaggtaaaaaaaaaaagtcagtctgCAGTATGTTTCATTTTTGGctgggtaatttttttttttttttttattagaaaccaagaacaaacagtGTTAATGtcacaataataaaatggagaacaattgGCTAAAAGTGCATCAGTTACCAGAACACTTTCATAAATCTACAGTGATCCCTCCAATATCACGGATAATAATAATGTGCGATAATCGAAAATCGCTAAGTAGCGTCACCCCTAATATAActaactttttaaatttattattttaatttcttcaGTGCAGAGTCTTAGTAGCAAGATTGGATTCTGCTTATTAATATCAGTgtgctttttcacatttttatgttttatgtaaaaaaaacaaaaaattaatagcagaagacatttgcgataagtgaagttgcGATAATCGAAGGAAGACTTtttagcctaaaaaaaacaacaacaacatacgtACCAGGCTGTCATGGTCAGAGACAGAACGAAAAACAAGTCCAGACCGACTATGAataaaagtgcaatttatagtccagaaattaCAGTATGCTGCGTATTTTCCATAGGTGGAGAATAATcccatttccttattttcctcaGTGAAACCATCCATGCCAGAGACCACCGCTCTGGGTGCGGCGATGGCCGCTGGTGCAGCTGAGGGTGTCAGCGTGTGGAGTCTGAATCCAGATGACCTCAGTGAAGTGACGTCGGAGAAGTTTGAGCCCCAGATTAACCCAGAAGGTAGATGTCAATTGATCCACTGTGTTTTGTCAGTCGTGCAATATTTTTCCTCATGGCAGAGAGCGAGTTCCGGTATGCGCGCTGGAAGAAAGCCGTTCAAAAGTCTATGAACTGGGAAACAACAGAACTGCCGTCTAATGGAAATGGTAGTGTTCTCTTATCCGATtaagaaaatacagtgttccctcgcttttcgcggttaatgggggaccgggaccacccgcgataagtgcatttccgcaaagtagggattccccttccaaaatgcttaatttgactttaattccattttttttacccccctatatacagtacaccatatagaatacgggtagagagagtgaaattcatgttataacaaaaaaaaccctgtaaaatatgttgtttcaatgtaatatttgtattttttttttccccaaaaaatctgcgaagctctgagtccgcgatagctgaactgcgaagtagcgggggaacactgtaataagAAACCCCTTTCTATGAAATAAAGGGTTGTTATTCTTCGTTCAGGTGAAAGCAGTATTTTCAGTAGTGCCCCACTGGGATTCTACATCATGAGCAGCATGCTGATGCTGATTGGAGCCAATTACATTGCAGGTTGGTTTCCGCTTTCCTAATCACAAGAGCACCAAAATCTTTTAATTACACATTGAAACTTTCATTCTGTCACATTAAGGTCACAACTAGTGTATTGGTGCCCAGCAACGACGGAGATCTACTACtgttgatttaaaatgtttcttccTACCCAAAAGTCATCCTGGAAGAAGGAGTTGTTTGATTTGGTATTTAATGTGACTTTTTGCCCCTCCTCCTCCTATTGGACATGAACTACAGCAAGTCTATGTACcgcttttttgtatttttttttcctcacaatttACTTACTGCCAGTTTGTTGTGATCTTTCAGAGTTTTTGTACAGTACAAATGCATTATGCTTATTTGTCCCTAAATCTCCAAGATGCCAGTTTACCCCAAAGTACTTTATAGTGCACTTTAAATGGTCTTTTATTTGTGTGGGTGCTATGTTTAATATTTctataaggagaaaaaaacaatctaaaaatatatttttatgtggaATCCCCTCATACACATTTTCTTTAAAGGTTACAATTAAGGTACTTATAGACTATGAATTATGTTGCTTTGATGtgtcaaataaaaaacacttgcaaaataaatgtaGGTCAATATATTGTTTTGGTGTGTATTTACCAAATGGGAAGCATTGTGTAAAaggttaaaacaaacaaacatttttctca is from Stigmatopora nigra isolate UIUO_SnigA chromosome 1, RoL_Snig_1.1, whole genome shotgun sequence and encodes:
- the LOC144204440 gene encoding glycerol kinase 3 isoform X2 is translated as MITLAASSTGNCRSAGFVSKRLRGCVAEGLPMISAMAGSSHGVMIGPLVAAIDQGTSSTRFLVFNSKTAELLSHHQVEIKQSFPKEGWVEEDPNEILQSVYECMERTCEKLTQLNIDISNIKAIGVTNQRETTLVWDKETGAPLYNAIGNKDFITVYSTRPWQSKKTYLAMFSVWLDLRTQSTVESLINKTPGRNKNHLKHKTGLPISTYFSAVKLRWMMDNVDEVHKAVVSHRAMFGTVDSWLIWCLTGGKSGGVHCTDVTNASRTMLFNIHTMDWDPELCKYFGIPMEILPRVRSSSEIYGLMKSGALSGIPISGCLGDQSAALVGQMCFQDGQAKNTYGTGCFLLRNTGPKPVMSEHGLLTTVAYKLGRDKPACYALEGSVAIAGAVVRWLQDNLGIIGSSDELEKLAASVGTSYGCYFVPAFSGLYAPYWEPSARGVICGLTQFTNKSHLAFAALEAVCFQAREILDAMNQDSGIPLTQLQVDGGMTSNRLLMQLQADILCIPVVKPSMPETTALGAAMAAGAAEGVSVWSLNPDDLSEVTSEKFEPQINPEESEFRYARWKKAVQKSMNWETTELPSNGNGESSIFSSAPLGFYIMSSMLMLIGANYIAGHN
- the LOC144204440 gene encoding glycerol kinase 3 isoform X1; this encodes MITLAASSTGNCRSAGFVSKRLRGCVAEGLPMISAMAGSSHGVMIGPLVAAIDQGTSSTRFLVFNSKTAELLSHHQVEIKQSFPKEGWVEEDPNEILQSVYECMERTCEKLTQLNIDISNIKAIGVTNQRETTLVWDKETGAPLYNAIGNKDFITVYSTRPWQSKKTYLAMFSVWLDLRTQSTVESLINKTPGRNKNHLKHKTGLPISTYFSAVKLRWMMDNVDEVHKAVVSHRAMFGTVDSWLIWCLTGGKSGGVHCTDVTNASRTMLFNIHTMDWDPELCKYFGIPMEILPRVRSSSEIYGLMKSGALSGIPISGCLGDQSAALVGQMCFQDGQAKNTYGTGCFLLRNTGPKPVMSEHGLLTTVAYKLGRDKPACYALEGSVAIAGAVVRWLQDNLGIIGSSDELEKLAASVGTSYGCYFVPAFSGLYAPYWEPSARGVICGLTQFTNKSHLAFAALEAVCFQAREILDAMNQDSGIPLTQLQVDGGMTSNRLLMQLQADILCIPVVKPSMPETTALGAAMAAGAAEGVSVWSLNPDDLSEVTSEKFEPQINPEESEFRYARWKKAVQKSMNWETTELPSNGNGESSIFSSAPLGFYIMSSMLMLIGANYIAVILEEGVV
- the LOC144204440 gene encoding glycerol kinase isoform X3, with protein sequence MITLAASSTGNCRSAGFVSKRLRGCVAEGLPMISAMAGSSHGVMIGPLVAAIDQGTSSTRFLVFNSKTAELLSHHQVEIKQSFPKEGWVEEDPNEILQSVYECMERTCEKLTQLNIDISNIKAIGVTNQRETTLVWDKETGAPLYNAIVWLDLRTQSTVESLINKTPGRNKNHLKHKTGLPISTYFSAVKLRWMMDNVDEVHKAVVSHRAMFGTVDSWLIWCLTGGKSGGVHCTDVTNASRTMLFNIHTMDWDPELCKYFGIPMEILPRVRSSSEIYGLMKICSSRKSGALSGIPISGCLGDQSAALVGQMCFQDGQAKNTYGTGCFLLRNTGPKPVMSEHGLLTTVAYKLGRDKPACYALEGSVAIAGAVVRWLQDNLGIIGSSDELEKLAASVGTSYGCYFVPAFSGLYAPYWEPSARGVICGLTQFTNKSHLAFAALEAVCFQAREILDAMNQDSGIPLTQLQVDGGMTSNRLLMQLQADILCIPVVKPSMPETTALGAAMAAGAAEGVSVWSLNPDDLSEVTSEKFEPQINPEESEFRYARWKKAVQKSMNWETTELPSNGNGESSIFSSAPLGFYIMSSMLMLIGANYIAVILEEGVV
- the LOC144204440 gene encoding glycerol kinase 3 isoform X4 yields the protein MITLAASSTGNCRSAGFVSKRLRGCVAEGLPMISAMAGSSHGVMIGPLVAAIDQGTSSTRFLVFNSKTAELLSHHQVEIKQSFPKEGWVEEDPNEILQSVYECMERTCEKLTQLNIDISNIKAIGVTNQRETTLVWDKETGAPLYNAIVWLDLRTQSTVESLINKTPGRNKNHLKHKTGLPISTYFSAVKLRWMMDNVDEVHKAVVSHRAMFGTVDSWLIWCLTGGKSGGVHCTDVTNASRTMLFNIHTMDWDPELCKYFGIPMEILPRVRSSSEIYGLMKSGALSGIPISGCLGDQSAALVGQMCFQDGQAKNTYGTGCFLLRNTGPKPVMSEHGLLTTVAYKLGRDKPACYALEGSVAIAGAVVRWLQDNLGIIGSSDELEKLAASVGTSYGCYFVPAFSGLYAPYWEPSARGVICGLTQFTNKSHLAFAALEAVCFQAREILDAMNQDSGIPLTQLQVDGGMTSNRLLMQLQADILCIPVVKPSMPETTALGAAMAAGAAEGVSVWSLNPDDLSEVTSEKFEPQINPEESEFRYARWKKAVQKSMNWETTELPSNGNGESSIFSSAPLGFYIMSSMLMLIGANYIAVILEEGVV